From the genome of Gracilimonas sp., one region includes:
- the trpD gene encoding anthranilate phosphoribosyltransferase, which produces MDFKSILNKLSFSENLSQIEAETALNLIMTGEVSEEQIASFLTAMRLKGETIEELTAFVKVMRSKAVKVDVDIEGAIDLVGTGGDKSGTFNISTASSFITAAAGVSVIKHGNRSASSKCGSADVLEYLGASIELGKEGVEQVFKEVGMAFMFAPMFHPAMKYVMPTRRELGFRTFFNILGPMVNPAGVQRYVIGAFSKEVAEKMVHILANLNTDFAYTFNAHDGLDEVSLTSQSEVFELKDKVVSTSILFDPETIGFKKVNMEALMGGGKEENAKILTSIMAGEATEAQQNIALLNATFAIQASGKVDKLEEAKELATEALESGKARKMLNDFIDATNDAMGTFKY; this is translated from the coding sequence ATGGATTTTAAAAGTATACTTAATAAACTTTCTTTTTCTGAAAACCTGAGTCAAATTGAAGCTGAAACGGCCTTAAATCTTATTATGACAGGGGAGGTTTCTGAGGAACAAATTGCTTCCTTCCTCACGGCCATGCGTTTAAAAGGTGAAACGATTGAAGAACTCACCGCTTTCGTTAAAGTAATGCGTTCAAAAGCCGTTAAAGTAGATGTGGACATAGAAGGAGCTATTGATTTAGTGGGAACCGGTGGGGATAAATCCGGAACGTTTAATATTTCTACTGCCTCCTCCTTTATTACTGCCGCTGCCGGAGTTTCGGTTATAAAGCATGGAAATCGCAGTGCATCCAGTAAATGTGGTTCTGCCGATGTTTTAGAATATTTAGGGGCTTCTATTGAACTGGGTAAAGAAGGGGTTGAACAGGTTTTTAAAGAAGTAGGAATGGCTTTCATGTTTGCTCCTATGTTTCACCCGGCTATGAAATATGTAATGCCTACAAGAAGGGAATTAGGCTTCCGAACCTTCTTTAATATCCTTGGGCCTATGGTGAATCCTGCCGGAGTTCAGCGCTATGTGATTGGTGCATTTAGCAAAGAAGTGGCGGAAAAAATGGTGCACATTCTTGCGAACCTGAACACTGATTTTGCTTATACCTTTAATGCTCACGACGGTCTTGATGAAGTCAGCCTGACTTCCCAGTCTGAAGTCTTTGAATTGAAAGATAAAGTGGTTTCAACTTCGATACTGTTTGATCCGGAGACCATTGGGTTTAAAAAGGTGAATATGGAAGCATTGATGGGTGGTGGTAAGGAAGAAAATGCTAAAATCTTAACCAGCATCATGGCTGGAGAAGCAACCGAAGCTCAACAAAATATTGCCCTGTTAAATGCTACATTTGCAATTCAGGCTTCCGGAAAAGTAGATAAGCTGGAAGAAGCGAAGGAATTGGCTACAGAAGCACTCGAATCAGGGAAGGCGCGCAAAATGCTCAATGATTTTATAGATGCTACAAACGACGCTATGGGGACGTTTAAGTACTGA
- a CDS encoding phosphoribosylanthranilate isomerase — protein MSKREKTRIKICGITNLEDARFAAGALVDYLGFIFYEKSPRYIEPGEAGAIINWLEGPEKVGVFVNQPLDDVNRIAKETGLDYVQLHGNESVEYCELVEKPIIKVIHIEEETVPYLLEHQIDQYSSVADFLLFDTKIDGLWGGTGTTFDWSMLTEADIDIPFFLSGGLNADNIGKAIETVHPYAIDVSSSLEQKPGLKDFEKIEAFMDQMRALEAN, from the coding sequence ATGAGTAAACGAGAAAAAACAAGAATAAAAATTTGTGGGATTACAAACCTTGAAGATGCCCGGTTTGCAGCAGGAGCTTTGGTCGATTATCTGGGTTTTATTTTTTATGAGAAAAGTCCCAGGTATATTGAACCCGGAGAAGCCGGAGCGATTATTAACTGGCTGGAAGGCCCTGAGAAGGTGGGTGTTTTTGTGAATCAGCCACTGGATGATGTCAATAGAATAGCCAAAGAAACAGGTTTGGATTATGTTCAGCTTCACGGTAATGAATCCGTGGAATACTGCGAATTGGTTGAGAAACCAATTATTAAAGTTATTCATATTGAAGAGGAGACGGTGCCTTACTTGCTAGAGCATCAAATTGATCAATACTCGTCAGTTGCTGACTTTCTTCTTTTTGATACAAAGATTGATGGTTTATGGGGCGGAACCGGAACTACATTCGACTGGAGTATGCTTACAGAAGCAGATATAGATATTCCATTTTTCCTGTCCGGCGGGTTAAACGCTGACAATATCGGCAAGGCAATCGAAACAGTTCATCCTTATGCTATTGATGTATCAAGTAGCCTGGAACAGAAGCCAGGACTTAAAGATTTTGAAAAAATTGAAGCTTTCATGGATCAAATGAGAGCTTTGGAAGCAAATTAG
- the bioA gene encoding adenosylmethionine--8-amino-7-oxononanoate transaminase: MHKNLWHPFTILKDAPDPIKVKSGRGSWLTLEDGTEVLDAISSWWVNIHGHTHPEVADAIYKQAQTLEHVIFAGFTHDPAEQLAEMLVEKLPKNLKRVFYSDNGSTAVEVGMKLAYQYWKNKGEDRKTFICFEGAYHGDTFGAMSAGERSVFTDVFKDLLFDVEVLPFPETWMGDKERAQKEDEVIEQLEDLLSNHPDKYAGILMEPMVQGAGGMRMCSEEFMQKLHWVNRQFGVLLILDEVMTGFGRTGDYFACQRAQVEPDIICLSKGITGGFMPLAATVCSDDIFQTFNSSDPIKTFWHGHSYTANPLGCAAGVASMKVLEREEAFRKFESIHLEEIDKLKSNPRLEHFRVTGTIAAMDIKNDEEGGYLNSVANEIKKKCVDYGVLLRPLGNVLYLMPPYCTTEEELRKIYSTISELIE, from the coding sequence GTGCATAAAAACCTCTGGCATCCTTTCACAATTTTAAAAGACGCTCCGGATCCTATTAAAGTAAAAAGCGGAAGAGGATCCTGGCTTACCCTGGAAGACGGAACCGAAGTTTTAGACGCTATTTCAAGCTGGTGGGTGAATATTCATGGGCATACCCATCCTGAAGTAGCAGATGCCATCTATAAGCAAGCCCAGACTCTAGAACATGTTATCTTTGCTGGTTTTACTCATGACCCTGCAGAACAACTTGCAGAAATGCTGGTCGAAAAGCTCCCTAAGAACTTAAAGCGGGTTTTCTATTCTGACAATGGTTCTACAGCAGTGGAAGTTGGGATGAAACTGGCCTACCAATACTGGAAGAATAAAGGAGAAGACCGAAAAACTTTTATCTGCTTTGAAGGGGCCTACCATGGAGATACTTTCGGAGCCATGTCGGCCGGCGAACGTTCTGTTTTTACGGATGTTTTTAAAGACTTGTTGTTTGATGTAGAAGTATTGCCTTTTCCTGAAACCTGGATGGGTGACAAAGAAAGAGCACAAAAGGAGGATGAAGTTATAGAGCAGTTGGAAGACCTGCTTAGCAATCACCCCGACAAATATGCCGGTATTTTGATGGAGCCCATGGTCCAGGGAGCAGGCGGAATGCGTATGTGCAGCGAGGAATTTATGCAGAAACTGCACTGGGTGAACCGACAGTTTGGAGTATTACTTATTCTGGATGAAGTAATGACTGGGTTTGGCAGAACCGGAGATTATTTTGCCTGTCAAAGAGCTCAGGTTGAACCAGATATTATTTGTTTGTCAAAAGGTATTACAGGGGGCTTTATGCCTTTAGCAGCCACTGTTTGCTCAGACGATATCTTTCAAACCTTCAATTCATCAGATCCAATAAAAACTTTTTGGCATGGCCACAGCTATACTGCAAATCCATTGGGTTGTGCTGCCGGAGTAGCTTCGATGAAAGTTTTAGAAAGGGAAGAAGCTTTTAGAAAGTTTGAATCTATTCATTTGGAAGAAATTGACAAACTTAAATCAAATCCAAGGCTTGAGCACTTTAGAGTTACCGGAACCATTGCTGCAATGGACATCAAAAATGATGAAGAGGGAGGTTATCTTAATTCGGTGGCTAATGAAATTAAGAAGAAGTGTGTTGATTATGGAGTTCTGTTACGTCCCCTGGGAAATGTTCTTTACCTGATGCCTCCTTACTGCACTACAGAAGAGGAATTGAGAAAAATCTATAGTACGATTTCAGAACTTATCGAATAG
- a CDS encoding adenine phosphoribosyltransferase, whose amino-acid sequence MKKVEQSIKDFISETIRTIPDFPKEGIQFKDITTLLQDKRALELTSYMLAQPFRHKSVDYVVGLESRGFLFGTNLAQDLNAGFVPVRKPGKLPAKTLSETYALEYGEDRVEIHDDAIFEGAKVIIHDDLIATGGTASAASKLVKRLGGHIVGYSFIIELSFLNGRDQLHQGVPVESIIIE is encoded by the coding sequence ATGAAAAAAGTAGAGCAAAGCATAAAAGATTTTATTTCTGAAACCATACGCACCATTCCGGATTTTCCGAAGGAGGGAATTCAGTTTAAAGACATAACAACACTTTTGCAGGATAAGCGTGCCCTGGAACTTACTTCCTATATGCTGGCTCAACCTTTCAGGCATAAATCTGTGGATTACGTTGTCGGACTCGAGTCACGAGGATTTTTATTCGGTACAAATCTTGCACAGGATTTAAACGCCGGGTTTGTTCCGGTTCGTAAACCGGGTAAGCTTCCAGCTAAAACACTCTCAGAAACTTATGCTTTAGAATACGGAGAAGACCGTGTTGAAATACATGACGATGCAATTTTTGAAGGAGCAAAAGTAATCATACATGATGATCTAATTGCTACGGGAGGTACTGCATCTGCAGCATCGAAATTAGTAAAACGCCTTGGGGGACATATAGTTGGTTATTCCTTTATTATTGAGCTTTCCTTCCTGAATGGACGCGATCAACTTCACCAGGGTGTGCCGGTAGAAAGTATTATCATCGAATAA
- the trpB gene encoding tryptophan synthase subunit beta codes for MNEVKTKKYTFPDARGYYGKFGGKFVPEILIPAIQELEEEFQKAKNDEDFQNEFKSLLDEYVGRPTKLTYANRLTEHYGKAKIYLKREDLCHTGAHKINNAIGQVLLARRMGKKRIIAETGAGQHGVATATACAKFGLDCVVYMGEEDMVRQKLNVDRMTLLGAEVRGVSSGSKTLKDATNEAIRDWVTNVDSTFYIIGSVVGPHPYPMMVRYFHEVIGRETKQQIHHYEGRNPDHLIACVGGGSNAIGFFYPFIDDEEVNIIGIEAAGFGVESGKTAATMSKGTPGILHGSLSYLLQSNEGQIELAHSISAGLDYPGVGPEHAHLKDLGRVNYYAVTDDEAMEAVKLLSKTEGIIPALETAHAFAWLEKMMPETTKDEIVILNCSGRGDKDMGTISENL; via the coding sequence ATGAATGAAGTAAAAACAAAGAAATACACCTTTCCCGATGCAAGGGGATATTACGGTAAATTTGGCGGTAAATTCGTTCCGGAGATTTTGATTCCTGCTATACAGGAGCTGGAAGAGGAGTTTCAAAAAGCTAAAAACGATGAAGATTTTCAGAACGAATTCAAATCATTGCTCGATGAGTATGTCGGCCGGCCTACAAAGTTAACGTATGCGAATAGACTAACTGAACATTACGGAAAGGCAAAAATTTACCTGAAAAGAGAAGATCTGTGCCACACAGGAGCTCATAAAATTAACAATGCCATCGGGCAGGTGCTGCTGGCCCGAAGAATGGGTAAGAAACGCATTATTGCAGAGACTGGAGCCGGACAGCATGGGGTGGCTACTGCGACAGCCTGTGCTAAGTTTGGGCTTGATTGTGTGGTCTATATGGGCGAAGAAGACATGGTTCGTCAAAAGCTCAATGTCGATCGAATGACGTTACTCGGAGCTGAAGTAAGGGGGGTAAGCAGCGGATCTAAGACTTTGAAAGATGCTACCAATGAAGCCATCCGTGACTGGGTGACCAATGTAGATTCCACTTTTTATATCATCGGTTCGGTGGTTGGGCCTCATCCTTACCCTATGATGGTTCGATATTTTCATGAAGTAATTGGGCGTGAAACCAAACAACAGATTCACCATTACGAAGGCCGAAACCCTGATCACCTCATTGCATGTGTGGGTGGTGGATCTAATGCAATTGGCTTTTTCTATCCATTTATCGACGATGAAGAAGTGAATATTATTGGGATTGAGGCGGCCGGTTTTGGTGTAGAATCTGGTAAAACAGCAGCTACCATGAGCAAAGGAACGCCCGGAATCCTCCATGGGTCGCTGAGTTATCTACTTCAAAGTAATGAAGGACAAATTGAGCTTGCTCACTCCATTAGTGCCGGACTTGATTACCCGGGCGTAGGCCCCGAACATGCCCATCTTAAAGATTTGGGCCGAGTTAATTACTATGCCGTGACGGATGATGAAGCTATGGAAGCCGTAAAATTATTATCCAAGACTGAGGGTATTATACCAGCACTTGAAACCGCACATGCTTTTGCATGGCTCGAGAAGATGATGCCAGAAACAACAAAAGATGAAATTGTAATTTTAAATTGCTCAGGTCGGGGAGATAAAGACATGGGTACCATTTCAGAAAATCTTTGA
- the trpC gene encoding indole-3-glycerol phosphate synthase TrpC, producing the protein MSNILDQIVEKTAEDLSKRKKRISFNDFNSFEGFEKKPISFKNALQKKDSVSIISEVKKASPSKGIIRPDFDPVDIALRYEEGGASAISVLTDQPFFQGDLDYLEAISKRVQLPLLRKDFIIDPYQMKEAKAYGADAALIIVAITEGAQLEELLHAAKEFELDALVECYDEEDFERIDFSLVDILGVNNRDLKNFEVDVHRGINILQKSPEGTILVSESGLSSGKDLALLKKEGIHSALIGEYFMKQKDPGQAVKDLLEQTEEEFEKLITHE; encoded by the coding sequence ATGAGTAATATACTTGACCAAATAGTAGAGAAAACGGCTGAAGACCTCTCAAAACGCAAAAAAAGGATTTCCTTCAATGACTTTAATTCATTTGAAGGATTTGAAAAGAAGCCGATTTCATTTAAGAATGCATTACAGAAAAAAGACTCTGTTTCCATCATTTCTGAAGTTAAAAAAGCTTCTCCTTCCAAGGGTATTATTCGCCCAGATTTTGATCCGGTTGATATTGCACTCCGGTATGAAGAGGGTGGAGCTTCTGCGATTTCTGTCTTAACTGACCAACCGTTTTTCCAGGGAGATTTAGATTATCTTGAAGCCATATCGAAACGGGTACAGCTTCCTCTGCTTCGTAAAGATTTCATCATCGATCCATACCAGATGAAAGAAGCAAAAGCTTATGGTGCTGATGCAGCCTTAATCATTGTTGCAATTACAGAAGGTGCACAACTCGAAGAACTTCTTCATGCTGCCAAAGAATTTGAATTGGATGCTCTCGTTGAATGTTATGATGAGGAAGATTTTGAAAGAATCGATTTCAGTCTGGTTGATATTTTAGGTGTAAACAATAGAGATTTGAAAAATTTTGAAGTAGATGTGCACCGCGGCATCAATATTCTTCAGAAATCACCAGAAGGGACCATATTAGTTTCTGAAAGCGGATTGTCATCAGGAAAAGATTTGGCACTGTTGAAGAAAGAAGGAATCCATTCGGCCTTAATCGGTGAGTATTTTATGAAACAAAAAGACCCTGGTCAGGCCGTAAAAGATCTACTGGAACAAACAGAAGAAGAATTTGAGAAGTTGATTACTCATGAGTAA
- a CDS encoding methyltransferase domain-containing protein, with translation MEITEEKEINRIASNFGHSAENYHQEAEIQKKVADGLISSLLPWRELLPSGPILEIGCGTGFLTRKLIEHFPEKEFIITDASPSMLQFCKEELDNQGLVNDKIKFKVLDANEFKEEDEMYSMVISNFAPQWFRDTSIALENLSRAIQPGGLLLCSFPGNHTFEQWYENCLELGLPYTANPLPDVEEVVVKLSMGPLQIDYYENDLFQEFDTSLDFFRHLKRIGASENLKGNSLSSKQFKLLLNHWDEKAGDRIKVKWHVVYLAAKKDFK, from the coding sequence ATGGAAATTACAGAAGAAAAAGAAATCAACAGAATAGCCAGTAATTTTGGTCATTCTGCTGAAAACTATCATCAGGAAGCAGAAATTCAAAAGAAAGTAGCCGATGGACTCATCTCCTCGCTGCTGCCATGGCGTGAGCTTTTACCCTCCGGACCTATTCTGGAAATAGGTTGTGGAACGGGGTTTTTAACCCGTAAACTGATAGAGCATTTCCCTGAAAAGGAATTCATTATTACAGATGCTTCTCCGTCTATGCTTCAATTCTGCAAAGAGGAGCTGGATAATCAAGGGCTTGTAAATGATAAAATTAAGTTCAAAGTGCTTGATGCGAACGAATTTAAAGAGGAAGATGAGATGTATTCGATGGTAATAAGTAACTTTGCGCCACAGTGGTTCAGGGATACTTCCATAGCCTTAGAAAACCTATCTCGTGCAATACAGCCAGGCGGGTTGCTACTCTGTTCCTTTCCGGGCAATCACACGTTTGAGCAGTGGTATGAGAACTGTCTTGAACTGGGACTTCCCTACACTGCGAATCCTTTACCTGATGTAGAAGAAGTTGTCGTCAAGCTTTCTATGGGGCCTTTGCAAATCGATTATTACGAGAATGATCTGTTTCAGGAATTCGATACTTCACTTGATTTCTTTCGCCATTTGAAACGAATAGGGGCAAGTGAAAATTTAAAAGGTAATTCTTTGTCATCTAAGCAATTCAAGCTCTTACTGAATCACTGGGACGAAAAAGCAGGCGACAGAATTAAAGTTAAATGGCATGTCGTTTATTTGGCAGCCAAAAAAGATTTTAAATAA
- the bioF gene encoding 8-amino-7-oxononanoate synthase, with translation MSKNSDKLDFISEALAQRKAEHRFRELVRVEPEPQGASIKKEGKSILNFCSNDYLGLATHPKVIKKSLEYARRYGAGSTASRLVSGNFTIHEELESRLALVFDVEAALVFNTGFQANATILSTLADRNSLILADNKVHNSLLQGAILSRSDLQRYDHNDYLHLEKLLEKAQKKSYNRIWIVSETVFSMDGDQSDVKRLIDLAEKYDALLFSDDAHALGVLGEKGLGLNYGKKGIHVSLGTFGKAFGAFGAFVACSQQLKDYLINFCPGFIYTTALPPAVIGALEASLELIPTMDAERKHIYELTQYFKKEIQQSGFETGDSNSQIIPVIVGDEKETISVSHQLENNGILATAIRPPTVSPGFSRIRITITAKHQKEDLDKLLRAFGKRK, from the coding sequence TTGAGTAAAAACTCCGACAAACTGGATTTTATTTCAGAGGCTCTTGCTCAACGAAAAGCTGAACACCGCTTTAGAGAATTAGTACGGGTTGAACCGGAACCTCAAGGGGCTTCAATAAAGAAAGAAGGGAAGAGTATACTTAACTTCTGCTCCAATGATTATCTGGGTTTAGCTACCCATCCCAAAGTTATTAAGAAGAGTTTGGAGTATGCCAGACGCTATGGCGCTGGTTCAACAGCATCCAGGTTGGTAAGTGGAAACTTCACTATACACGAAGAACTGGAATCCAGGTTAGCCCTGGTATTTGATGTGGAGGCAGCCCTGGTTTTCAATACTGGTTTTCAGGCCAATGCTACCATATTGTCAACGTTAGCCGATCGAAACTCACTCATCCTAGCCGATAATAAAGTTCATAACAGTCTGCTGCAAGGTGCAATTCTGAGCCGGTCTGATTTGCAGCGTTATGATCATAATGATTACCTGCATCTAGAGAAATTACTGGAGAAGGCGCAAAAAAAGTCATATAACCGCATTTGGATCGTCTCAGAAACAGTATTCAGTATGGATGGAGATCAAAGCGATGTGAAGCGGCTGATTGATTTAGCTGAAAAGTATGATGCTTTGCTATTTTCGGATGATGCCCATGCTCTGGGAGTTTTAGGTGAAAAGGGGTTAGGGTTGAACTATGGAAAGAAAGGAATTCATGTGTCGCTGGGTACTTTTGGAAAAGCATTTGGAGCTTTTGGTGCCTTTGTCGCTTGCTCTCAACAATTAAAAGACTACCTCATTAACTTTTGTCCCGGCTTTATTTATACGACAGCATTGCCTCCGGCTGTAATTGGAGCTTTGGAGGCTTCTTTGGAGCTAATACCCACCATGGATGCTGAAAGAAAACACATTTATGAGCTAACGCAATATTTCAAAAAAGAAATTCAGCAATCAGGATTTGAAACAGGTGATTCTAATTCCCAAATTATACCTGTAATTGTTGGCGATGAAAAGGAGACAATTTCCGTTTCACACCAACTGGAAAATAACGGCATACTTGCTACTGCAATACGTCCGCCAACTGTATCCCCGGGATTTTCCCGCATTAGAATTACGATTACTGCAAAACATCAAAAAGAAGACTTAGATAAACTTTTACGTGCATTCGGAAAAAGAAAATAA
- a CDS encoding DUF4837 family protein yields MRLTLGSFLVSALALLFISCNGDYRPLAEGNTREVVVVMDSTKWESQTAEAIRDVFGKWVLTVPNGEAYYDLQFTQIRSQSHLDRLKSQKNVIFAAQIDEDSNTGRQVRGFLDESVEERVRQGESFAFPVEDQWYRDQYVLILSSTSDSLLAQKIRNTENSLLNNMLQKELQRWEYFVYEKKEQTQLSDSLWQNRGFTVRFQHDYIKNIDTLNFISYRRFLPQNDRWMWIWYKDDVKDISFLDDEWIINTRDSLSQEYIKGARDSMYVQTYTNRPEIRPVITESFQKGRLLAYETRGTWYMVNGLMGGPFVNFTYYDPDTNRLFMIDYNQFAPGVRKKLPFVRQFRAMGRTFESDSTWTSTSKPEPAS; encoded by the coding sequence ATGCGATTAACCTTAGGTTCTTTTTTAGTCTCAGCTTTAGCTTTACTCTTTATTTCATGCAATGGTGACTACCGGCCACTTGCAGAAGGTAATACAAGAGAAGTAGTTGTAGTAATGGATTCAACAAAATGGGAAAGCCAGACTGCTGAAGCCATCAGGGATGTATTTGGTAAATGGGTGCTTACCGTGCCAAACGGAGAAGCCTATTATGATCTTCAGTTCACCCAAATTCGTTCTCAGTCTCATTTAGACCGACTTAAAAGCCAGAAAAATGTCATTTTTGCTGCGCAAATTGACGAAGATTCCAATACCGGACGTCAGGTTCGGGGTTTTCTTGATGAATCTGTTGAAGAGCGTGTAAGACAAGGAGAAAGCTTTGCCTTTCCAGTTGAAGACCAGTGGTATCGTGATCAATATGTCTTAATACTAAGTTCTACATCCGATTCACTACTCGCACAAAAAATCAGGAATACCGAAAATTCATTGCTAAATAATATGCTCCAGAAAGAGCTGCAGCGCTGGGAGTATTTTGTATACGAGAAGAAAGAACAAACCCAGTTATCCGATTCACTCTGGCAAAACAGAGGTTTCACTGTTCGTTTCCAGCACGACTACATCAAAAACATTGATACGCTAAACTTTATAAGTTACAGGCGATTTCTTCCCCAGAACGACCGCTGGATGTGGATATGGTATAAGGATGATGTGAAAGATATTTCATTTCTGGATGACGAGTGGATTATTAATACACGGGATTCTCTGTCTCAGGAATATATAAAAGGGGCAAGGGATTCCATGTACGTTCAAACTTACACAAACCGCCCTGAAATCAGACCCGTTATTACAGAAAGCTTTCAGAAAGGTCGGTTGCTTGCTTATGAAACCCGAGGAACATGGTATATGGTTAATGGCTTAATGGGTGGTCCATTTGTCAACTTTACCTATTACGACCCGGATACCAATCGCTTATTCATGATTGATTACAATCAGTTTGCACCTGGAGTAAGAAAGAAACTACCATTTGTACGTCAATTCAGGGCAATGGGTCGTACGTTTGAGTCTGATTCTACCTGGACGTCTACATCTAAGCCAGAACCAGCTTCATAA
- the trpA gene encoding tryptophan synthase subunit alpha — protein MNRIQKVFKEKGKDSKLMSLFLSAGFPDLESSVDLILGLEQNGADMIELGIPFSDPLADGPTIQYSSDVAIKNGITMNKIFGMVKEVREHSEIPIILMGYMNPILRYGIKEFCQKAEEAGVDGLIIPDIPIEEGGIIEHQAIDSNLSLIYLVAPNTSDKRMQQADEKSEGFVYCVSVTGVTGARDGEEVSKSVNRFIERVRSNITKNPVMVGFGIKSYKDAVDIASNADGFIVGSALIDTIKKHYPNEGWKSELFSFVHSLKFGN, from the coding sequence ATGAACAGAATTCAAAAAGTATTTAAAGAAAAAGGAAAAGACTCAAAGCTAATGAGTCTTTTCCTGTCGGCAGGTTTCCCGGACTTGGAATCGTCAGTAGATTTGATTCTTGGACTAGAGCAAAATGGTGCAGATATGATAGAGCTTGGAATTCCGTTCAGTGATCCACTTGCTGACGGACCAACCATTCAATATTCCAGTGATGTAGCCATAAAGAATGGAATTACCATGAACAAGATTTTTGGAATGGTAAAAGAAGTTCGTGAACATTCTGAAATTCCGATTATTCTGATGGGGTATATGAATCCGATTTTGCGATATGGAATCAAAGAGTTTTGCCAAAAGGCCGAAGAGGCTGGTGTTGATGGACTTATTATTCCTGATATACCCATAGAAGAGGGAGGTATCATTGAACATCAAGCTATTGATTCTAACCTGTCTCTTATCTATTTGGTAGCCCCCAACACTTCAGACAAGCGTATGCAGCAAGCTGATGAAAAGTCGGAAGGATTTGTATATTGCGTTTCCGTTACCGGCGTAACCGGAGCCAGAGATGGTGAAGAAGTATCGAAGTCTGTTAACCGGTTTATTGAGCGCGTTAGATCAAACATTACCAAGAATCCGGTTATGGTAGGATTCGGTATTAAATCTTATAAAGATGCTGTGGATATCGCATCAAATGCCGATGGTTTTATAGTTGGTAGTGCCTTAATTGATACCATCAAAAAACACTATCCGAATGAAGGCTGGAAATCAGAGCTCTTTTCCTTCGTTCACTCACTTAAATTTGGAAATTAA
- the bioD gene encoding dethiobiotin synthase encodes MDLPEKLFITGTDTGIGKTFISAMLMSSLDATYWKPVQAGLDEETDTEFVKRVSEVADQRIIPERYRLNTPMSPHGAADIDKVEISLHDFSLPDFETKHLIVEGAGGLWVPINWKESILDLITQFDIPVLLVARSELGTLNHTLLSLEALRSRSVEVFGVILNGPHHQSNRETIEHFGKVPVWEVQELDTINKQTLIKSYKSCFI; translated from the coding sequence ATGGATTTACCAGAAAAACTATTTATAACCGGAACAGATACTGGTATTGGTAAAACATTCATTTCAGCTATGTTGATGAGCAGTCTGGATGCAACCTACTGGAAGCCAGTGCAAGCCGGATTGGATGAAGAAACCGATACCGAATTTGTAAAACGAGTTTCGGAAGTTGCAGATCAACGAATCATCCCAGAAAGATATCGCCTGAACACCCCGATGTCTCCTCATGGTGCTGCTGATATCGATAAAGTAGAAATATCGCTGCACGATTTCAGCCTTCCTGATTTTGAAACCAAACATCTTATAGTTGAAGGAGCCGGCGGACTGTGGGTTCCTATTAACTGGAAGGAGTCTATCCTGGATTTAATCACCCAATTTGATATTCCGGTATTACTGGTTGCAAGAAGTGAATTGGGCACTTTAAATCATACATTATTATCTCTTGAAGCCTTGAGAAGCCGGAGTGTTGAAGTTTTTGGGGTGATTCTTAACGGTCCGCATCACCAAAGCAATAGAGAGACCATAGAGCATTTCGGAAAAGTACCGGTTTGGGAAGTCCAAGAGTTAGATACAATAAACAAACAGACTCTCATAAAATCATACAAAAGCTGTTTTATTTAA
- the tadA gene encoding tRNA adenosine(34) deaminase TadA produces the protein MNETEGQVWQKHHRFMARAFMLAEQAFDEGEVPVGAVIVRNNQIIGKGYNQVQRLNDPTAHAEMIAISAACETMDEKYLSECTLYVTLEPCPMCAGAAVWSKLGGIVFGAADAKAGGCGSVFNISSNKKLNHQVEVIQGVMEAECEHLLKAFFRERRS, from the coding sequence ATGAATGAAACTGAAGGACAAGTTTGGCAGAAACATCATCGATTTATGGCCCGTGCCTTTATGCTGGCCGAGCAGGCTTTTGATGAAGGCGAAGTACCCGTTGGAGCCGTCATTGTTCGGAATAATCAAATCATTGGGAAGGGCTACAATCAAGTTCAGCGATTAAACGATCCGACGGCGCATGCTGAGATGATTGCCATCTCAGCCGCCTGCGAAACCATGGATGAGAAATACCTCAGCGAATGTACCTTGTACGTAACTCTTGAGCCCTGCCCTATGTGTGCCGGAGCGGCTGTATGGAGTAAACTTGGCGGAATTGTTTTTGGAGCAGCAGACGCCAAAGCCGGTGGTTGTGGCAGTGTTTTCAATATCTCATCAAATAAAAAGCTCAATCACCAGGTAGAAGTGATACAAGGCGTGATGGAAGCTGAATGTGAGCATTTATTGAAAGCTTTTTTCAGAGAACGCCGCAGTTAA